One window of the Eschrichtius robustus isolate mEscRob2 chromosome X, mEscRob2.pri, whole genome shotgun sequence genome contains the following:
- the TREX2 gene encoding LOW QUALITY PROTEIN: three prime repair exonuclease 2 (The sequence of the model RefSeq protein was modified relative to this genomic sequence to represent the inferred CDS: inserted 3 bases in 2 codons), producing MSKGPRAETFVFLDLEATGLPSVDPKIAEISLFPVHRSSLENPECDESDAPVLPQVPDKLTLCTSPERPFTAKASEITGLSSEGLARCQKPGFDGAVVRTPQAFLSRQEGPLCLMAHNGFDYDFPLLCTEXCLDTLLAPRGLDRARSHGTRAQGGKGYSLGSLFRRYFQAEPXGHVHTRLMVFLHRAAELLAWADEHALSWARVEPMYVPPDGLSLKA from the exons ATGTCCAAGGGACCCCGGGCTGAGACCTTCGTCTTCTTGGACCTGGAAGCCACCGGGCTCCCCAGTGTGGACCCCAAGATCGCCGAGATCTCCCTGTTTCCCGTCCACCGCTCCTCGCTGGAGAACCCCGAGTGCGATGAGTCTGACGCCCCAGTGCTGCCCCAGGTCCCGGACAAGCTCACGCTCTGCACGAGCCCGGAGCGCCCCTTCACTGCCAAGGCCAGTGAGATCACCGGCCTGAGCAGCGAGGGCCTGGCCAGGTGCCAGAAGCCCGGCTTTGATGGCGCTGTGGTGCGAACGCCGCAGGCCTTCCTGAGCCGCCAGGAGGGCCCCTTGTGCCTCATGGCCCACAATGGCTTCGATTATGACTTCCCCCTGCTGTGCACGGA CTGCCTGGATACGCTGCTGGCGCCGCGGGGCCTGGACCGTGCCCGCAGCCATGGCACCCGGGCCCAGGGCGGCAAGGGTTACAGCCTGGGCAGCCTCTTCCGCCGCTACTTCCAGGCGGAGC AGGGCCACGTGCATACCCGGCTCATGGTCTTCCTGCACCGCGCCGCCGAGCTGCTCGCCTGGGCTGACGAGCATGCCCTTAGCTGGGCCCGTGTCGAGCCCATGTACGTGCCGCCCGATGGCCTGAGTCTCAAGGCCTGA
- the HAUS7 gene encoding HAUS augmin-like complex subunit 7 isoform X5, which yields MCARVCPSWQDRFSSPKGASAEVKIQGAGAAAVNQSCCCHGARLLAGRDRRRAEGGRLLSVSDEMVNLGHELMLCGLDDHELLKGRACAQKQLRFMDQLLDVVWSLTVGGSSCLSVKEHFEDTREKNEVLLGEFFLSPRLRTLLSPERDAWPLGVQPPLDKQSNAWQRASPSIESEEDTVAELARQLQESASKLQSLRVEYFAQHKQGAAVGGADASTLDQKLRLVISDFRQLIVAFLQVYDDELGECCQRPGPNPRPCGPIVQAVYQTLTSCSQLLKAVVEVTDTSVKAVQMAKQQQGKQICWGSDNSVMSLAIRMEGVTWKYKVFSNGLPDGLQ from the exons GGTCTGTCCCTCCTGGCAAGACAGGTTCAGCTCACCTAAGGGGGCCTCAGCCGAGGTGAAGATCCAAG GTGCTGGCGCTGCAGCAGTGAATCAGTCGTGCTGCTGTCACGGAGCTCGCTTGCTAGCTGGGAGAGACAGGCGACGCGCAGAAGGCGGCAGACTTCTCAGTGTATCAGATG AGATGGTGAACCTGGGCCATGAGCTGATGTTGTGTGGGCTGGATGACCACGAGCTCCTGAAG GGCCGGGCCTGTGCCCAGAAGCAGCTGCGCTTCATGGACCAGCTGCTGGACGTGGTCTGGAGCCTGACTGTCGGAGGCTCCAGCTGCCTCAG CGTGAAGGAGCACTTCGAGGACACCAGGGAGAAGAATGAGGTGCTGCTGGGGGAGTTCTTCTTGAGCCCCCGCCTGCGGACGCTCCTGAGCCCCGAGCGTGACGCGTGGCCCCTGGGCGTGCAGCCACCTCTCGACAAGCAGAGCAACGCCTGGCAGAG GGCCAGCCCCTCCATCGAGTCAGAGGAGGACACGGTGGCAGAGCTGGCCAGGCAGCTGCAGGAGAGCGCCTCGAAGCTGCAGTCGCTCAGGGTGGAG TACTTTGCGCAGCACAAGCAAGGAGCCGCTGTGGGCGGGGCCGACGCCAGCACCCTAGACCAGAAGCTGCGCCTGGTCATCTCTGACTTCCGGCAGCTCATCGTGGCTTTCCTGCAAGTCTATGACGATGAGCTGGGAGAGTGCTGCCAGCGCCCAGGCCCCAACCCCCGCCCGTGCGGCCCCATCGTCCAGGCCGTGTACCAGACTCTGACCTCATGCAGCCAA ctgtTGAAAGCGGTCGTGGAGGTCACTGACACCTCGGTGAAAGCCGTGCAGATGGCGAAGCAGCAGCAGGGCAAGCAGATCTGTTGGGGCAGCGACAATTCTGTGATGAGTCTAG CCATCAGAATGGAAGGGGTAACCTGGAAATACAAGGTCTTCAGCAACGGCCTGCCCGATGGCCTGCAGTAG